From the genome of Syntrophorhabdaceae bacterium:
GATACAACGTTGCGCGAGATCTCGTCGGAGATGCTCAACGTGCTGGGTTACAGGGTAATCCTTGCATCAGACGGTGAAGAGGCGCTTCATATCTTCCGGGAAAAGATGGATGAAATAGACCTTGTAATTATAGACCTTGTCATGCCGCGATTAAGCGGTAAAGAAACATATACCCTGATAAAAGGTTTAAAACCCTCTATCAAAGCACTTTTTATTACAGGATATCAAATAGGCAAAGCTCACACGGATTTTATTGTCGAACAGGGCCTCGACGCGGTTCAAAAACCTTTTTCCGTTGAGATACTAGGGAGAAAGGTCCGCGAGGTGCTCAATAAAAAGGCGTAACTGAAATCGTATATCGTATTCCGTAGATCGTATATCGTAAAAGGTGAAAGGCCCTCGTAATTCGTGAATCGTAATTCGTAATTGGGTGAACCCGGTGAAAGGTAAATGCGTCATTGCGAGCGGAGCGCGGCAATCTCATTAATAATTCATACCCTATGAGGTCGCTACGTCGCTTCGCTCCCCGCACCTTGTGCTTTTCCACTTACGTCTCACGAATTACGAATTACGGTTGTTCTCGGCTCACGACTTACGGATCTATTAAGCTGATCGCTGAAGTTGTCATACCCTCCAGGGTGGCGGGGAGACGGGCTGCACGAACTCTATCAGGTAGGGTTCGTCCCATGTGATATCCCGCAGCAGGATATCACGAAGCCCTTTCAGGGTTTTTGTCCTTTTGGCCCTGATCCCAAAGGACTGCGCGAGTTTTACAAAATCAGGACTGTTGAGCACCATAGACCCTGTTTGATTATAGCGGTCGATCATGGCGTCTTCCAGGATCCCAAAACTATTATTATTATGTACAAAGACAACAACGGGTATGCCATATCTTTTCAGTGTTGCAAGCTCGCCTATCGCAGGGAGTATACCCCCGTCCCCGCACAGCGCAAGGCAGGGCCTGTCAGGTCTTCCTATCTTTGCGCCGATGCTTGCAGGCAGGGAATAGAATATCGGTGATATACCGCGGGGCATCAGGAAGGTGTTTTGATGATAAACAGGAAGATAGTATTCCGCCCAGTATGATGGGGTATTGAGATCGCATACTGTTATTGTGTTTTCCGGAATGGTCTCCCGCAGAAGCTTTGTTACAGCGCAGGCAAAAGACCTTTTAAGGAGAGAGGCTTCTTCGTCGGACATGAGGTCTTTAAGATGCGATAGATCCCATTCGAACTTTTTACCTTTAAGAACCCGGTAAAGCTCATCGAGTATCTCTTTAAGGTCTCCAGTAATGCCGAGCCGTGTCGGATAATTTTTCCCTATCCATTGGTCGTCGATATCGATATGGACCAATTCCCGGATCTTCACCCCTCTTCTTTTTGCATCCACATCGCGCAGACGTGTTCCGACGGCGATAACGAGATCAGCTGATGCGACCATATCCCGCACAACCCCTTTTTTCATAACATTGCCAAAGGAATATGGACTATCTTCCCGTACGATACCTTTGCCACCGGTGGTTGCGAGGAAGGGAATGGAAGCGCCGAGACAGATACGCTCAAGGGTCTGCTGTATATTGTTCAGCATCAGAGATTTCCCGCCGATCATGAGAACCCTTTTTTTCCCATGGAGGATCTTTTCAAGATCGGTGATTGTCCGGGAAATCTTCATCCTGTTTTTTGCAATCCCCGTTGTACCCGTTTTCTGAACGTTGAGGACCAGTGACACGGGGAGTCCGGCGGATACCTTTTTTTCGAATAAGACGTAAGGTATTGATACGACGACAGGGCCTTTCCTTCCCGAAAGGGCGGTACAATAAGCTTCCGTAAGGGTTGATGTTATGCGCCCGGCGTCATGGATTGAAAAGGTCTTTTTTGTAAAATGTTTGAAGATGTTTTCAGGTTCTTTGAGCTCATGGAGTATACCTCTGCCTGTTTTTTTTCTTTCCGTGTCTGTGTGTATGATCATAAGTGGAATATCGTCGCCGTAGGCCTCCATACAACCGGAAACAATATTCCCGAGGCCGGGTCCCGGAGTAACAATAACGACGCCGATGTTTCCTGAGGCCCTGGTGTATCCATCGGCCATGGATATGATGCCGGATTCATGTCTGCCGATAAAGGTTTTGATATTGTTTTGATTTTCAAGAGCTTCGTCAAGAGGAAGAGTGTGAATACCGGGTAAATGGAAGACATTCCGAATCTTATTTTTTTTAAAAAACTCTATAATCGCTTGTTTACCAAGCATCTATCACCTGTTGTCATTAGTTTAGCATACTGAACTTTAAAGTTAAATAAAATTTTACTTGACAAGTTTTATATATATTTTGTTTAATTAAATAAACTTTTTGTGAGTATTTACTGTTATTATGAAAGCTGACGAAGCAAGCATAGGTGAACGGATAAAGATGTTGAGGCAGGCGAAGTCTCTTACCCAGGAAGAGCTGGCCACAAGGGCAGGTCTCACGAAGGGGTTTATTTCACAGGTTGAGAGGAACCTGACCTCCCT
Proteins encoded in this window:
- a CDS encoding thiamine pyrophosphate-binding protein, which produces MLGKQAIIEFFKKNKIRNVFHLPGIHTLPLDEALENQNNIKTFIGRHESGIISMADGYTRASGNIGVVIVTPGPGLGNIVSGCMEAYGDDIPLMIIHTDTERKKTGRGILHELKEPENIFKHFTKKTFSIHDAGRITSTLTEAYCTALSGRKGPVVVSIPYVLFEKKVSAGLPVSLVLNVQKTGTTGIAKNRMKISRTITDLEKILHGKKRVLMIGGKSLMLNNIQQTLERICLGASIPFLATTGGKGIVREDSPYSFGNVMKKGVVRDMVASADLVIAVGTRLRDVDAKRRGVKIRELVHIDIDDQWIGKNYPTRLGITGDLKEILDELYRVLKGKKFEWDLSHLKDLMSDEEASLLKRSFACAVTKLLRETIPENTITVCDLNTPSYWAEYYLPVYHQNTFLMPRGISPIFYSLPASIGAKIGRPDRPCLALCGDGGILPAIGELATLKRYGIPVVVFVHNNNSFGILEDAMIDRYNQTGSMVLNSPDFVKLAQSFGIRAKRTKTLKGLRDILLRDITWDEPYLIEFVQPVSPPPWRV